In the genome of Desulfuromonas sp. DDH964, one region contains:
- a CDS encoding RNA recognition motif domain-containing protein has protein sequence MSKDLYVKHLPHEMTEEELRKLFAVAGKVSYVFLVTDPVSGESRNCAYVKMASEAEAKEAINCLDGARLTGTILAVEIARPQTPGGPKGGKRPGAARSSEATTEKRPKPAPGRPAGKSKPAPRGGGSRRR, from the coding sequence ATGAGCAAGGACCTGTACGTCAAGCACCTCCCGCACGAAATGACCGAAGAGGAGTTGCGCAAACTCTTTGCCGTCGCCGGCAAGGTCTCCTACGTCTTTCTGGTGACCGATCCGGTCAGCGGCGAATCGCGCAACTGCGCCTATGTCAAGATGGCAAGCGAGGCCGAAGCAAAAGAGGCGATCAACTGCCTCGACGGCGCGCGCCTCACCGGAACCATCCTCGCAGTGGAGATCGCCCGGCCGCAGACGCCCGGGGGACCCAAGGGGGGCAAACGACCCGGCGCCGCCAGGAGTTCTGAAGCAACAACCGAGAAACGGCCCAAACCGGCGCCCGGCCGGCCCGCCGGCAAATCGAAACCGGCCCCGCGCGGCGGCGGCAGCCGGCGCCGCTGA
- a CDS encoding ATP-binding protein: protein MVREPVSTSDPRIPRRLQRKIVSYTIGYTLIALILVAALSIFPLRAHLRESAEANLQATGRIRAVAIGEYVSRLSDIARQITSRSAIRNRLAAFYAGEVSRAELVAFTRPKLADALHSSVETLGIIRLDVDGQVVVRVGQEFPASGWELPADGSPAPVISGPVLLDDAPVLVVAAPIIASGERRLGTDLVLFATTALQQIVQAPDALGQTGSCMIGEVRGEEATILFPGRFGDQRQINQPAATPGQARALQQAARGESGRLLRVGERGRSLLAYAPIPATDWGLLVTMDQRELFAEGNRELAAVGLAALLLSLCGGTGIFFLLHPLTNRLLAYSESMAELNADLQQEIEGHSLALSRLRRSEQEWAQTFESITDAVAIVDTCGEVTKINRAAAAIRKKAAEAGVSTVFGCRVFPGLQRYEGGCPFERLMDSKHPEYCTLHQQESNQDFLVSVFPVLDPQGELQGAVHIARDITRQKQMERLKDEMISSVSHEMRTPLTAILGFLEFILEYAPPPEQQRDCLQTAYHEAQRLNDLVSNFLDLQRLKARLESCRMEPLAIAPLLAEASRQFPFTADKHPIEVVCPDDLPMVFGDAYRIGQILKNLLVNAIRFSPKGGRITLGATAGLEAVTVWVRDEGIGIPQEDLEQIFFRFYRVDDSDRRIPGGIGLGLALVRELVLAHQGRVWAESIPGEGSTFYFTLPTVREQPSQSPPPPPP, encoded by the coding sequence ATGGTCAGGGAGCCGGTCTCCACCTCCGACCCACGAATTCCCAGGCGCCTGCAGCGGAAGATCGTCAGCTATACCATTGGCTACACCCTGATCGCTCTGATCCTGGTCGCTGCCCTCAGCATATTTCCTCTCCGCGCCCATCTCCGGGAGTCGGCAGAAGCCAACCTGCAGGCCACCGGGCGGATCCGCGCGGTAGCGATTGGTGAATATGTCAGCCGTCTGTCCGATATCGCCCGCCAGATTACCAGCCGCAGCGCCATCCGCAACCGGCTGGCGGCCTTCTACGCCGGGGAGGTTTCCCGCGCCGAACTGGTGGCCTTCACCCGACCGAAGCTGGCGGATGCCTTGCACAGTTCGGTGGAGACCCTCGGTATCATCCGCCTGGACGTCGACGGCCAGGTGGTGGTTCGGGTCGGTCAGGAGTTTCCGGCCAGCGGATGGGAACTTCCTGCCGACGGCAGCCCTGCCCCGGTCATCAGCGGGCCGGTTCTCCTTGACGACGCGCCGGTGCTGGTGGTCGCCGCACCGATCATTGCCAGCGGAGAGAGGCGGTTGGGAACCGATTTGGTCCTCTTCGCCACGACCGCCCTGCAGCAGATCGTACAGGCTCCGGACGCCCTCGGCCAAACCGGGAGTTGCATGATCGGCGAGGTTCGCGGGGAGGAGGCGACCATTCTCTTTCCGGGACGTTTCGGCGATCAGCGACAGATCAACCAGCCCGCAGCCACTCCCGGCCAGGCGCGAGCTCTGCAGCAGGCCGCACGCGGGGAATCGGGTCGCCTGCTGCGGGTCGGGGAGAGGGGCAGGAGCCTGCTGGCCTACGCGCCGATTCCGGCCACCGACTGGGGTCTGCTGGTCACCATGGATCAGAGGGAGCTCTTCGCCGAGGGAAACCGCGAGCTCGCCGCGGTGGGACTGGCCGCTCTGCTGCTCTCCCTTTGTGGCGGGACGGGTATTTTCTTCCTCCTGCACCCGCTTACCAATCGTCTGCTCGCCTATTCCGAGTCCATGGCGGAACTCAACGCGGACCTGCAGCAAGAGATCGAAGGACATTCTCTGGCCTTGAGCAGGCTCCGGCGCAGCGAGCAGGAGTGGGCCCAGACCTTCGAATCGATTACCGATGCGGTAGCAATTGTCGATACCTGCGGCGAGGTGACCAAGATTAATCGTGCCGCCGCCGCGATTCGTAAAAAGGCTGCCGAGGCTGGAGTGTCGACGGTTTTTGGTTGCAGGGTCTTCCCCGGATTGCAACGCTACGAGGGGGGCTGCCCGTTCGAGCGCCTGATGGACAGCAAACATCCGGAATATTGTACCTTGCACCAGCAAGAGAGTAACCAGGACTTTCTGGTTTCCGTCTTCCCGGTGCTGGACCCGCAGGGGGAACTACAGGGGGCGGTACATATTGCCCGGGACATCACCCGGCAGAAACAGATGGAACGGCTCAAGGACGAGATGATCTCCTCGGTAAGTCATGAAATGCGCACTCCACTCACTGCCATACTCGGCTTTCTGGAGTTCATTCTGGAATACGCTCCCCCCCCGGAACAGCAACGCGACTGCCTGCAGACTGCTTACCACGAGGCCCAGCGCCTCAACGATCTGGTCAGCAACTTTCTCGACCTGCAACGCCTCAAGGCCAGGCTGGAAAGCTGCCGGATGGAACCGCTTGCCATCGCACCCCTGCTGGCGGAAGCGAGCCGCCAGTTCCCCTTTACCGCCGACAAGCATCCGATAGAGGTGGTCTGCCCGGATGACCTGCCGATGGTCTTCGGGGATGCTTACCGGATCGGCCAGATCCTGAAAAACCTGCTCGTCAATGCCATCCGCTTCTCGCCCAAAGGGGGGAGGATCACATTGGGCGCGACCGCAGGGCTAGAGGCTGTGACGGTTTGGGTGCGCGACGAAGGGATAGGCATTCCTCAGGAGGACCTGGAGCAGATCTTCTTCCGCTTTTACCGGGTCGACGACAGCGACCGGCGCATCCCCGGCGGCATCGGCCTCGGGCTGGCCCTGGTGCGCGAATTGGTTCTCGCCCATCAGGGACGGGTCTGGGCGGAGAGTATTCCGGGCGAGGGGAGCACCTTCTACTTCACCCTGCCGACTGTCAGGGAGCAGCCGTCTCAGTCGCCGCCTCCCCCGCCCCCTTGA
- the malQ gene encoding 4-alpha-glucanotransferase: protein MQLQRSSGILLHPTSLPGPFGIGTLGREAELFLDFLAAAGQSVWQILPLGPTGYGDSPYSAYSAFAGNPLLICPRQLVTAGELLAGELEDFGDNPERIDFARVHRQSRRLLARAAKRFFASSGGKRRQAFTEFCTSQAYWLNDYAIFQALRQHFGGQPWYEWEPALRHREEAALQHWGEALAEEINAEKYAQFAFFDQWFRLRQQATERGIRILGDMPIFVALDSADVWANSINFQLDAELRPTVVAGVPPDYFSATGQRWGNPLYHWERMAADGFSWWLDRLRWALAQTDLVRIDHFRGFEACWEIPAAEPTAENGNWRAVPGEALFQRFAEVFGTVPVVAEDLGLITTEVEALRDRFGLPGMKILQFAFGSGPANPYLPHNLQRHSVVYTGTHDNDTTLGWWQALGEEERQAVCDYLGPGTREMPWDLIRLALASVAELAIIPAQDLLGLDSTARMNRPGQAAGNWGWRASADSWSPALAARLARLTSCYGREPAAR from the coding sequence ATGCAATTGCAGCGCTCCAGCGGCATCCTGCTCCATCCGACCTCCCTCCCCGGACCATTCGGCATCGGCACCCTTGGGCGCGAAGCCGAACTTTTCCTCGATTTTCTCGCCGCCGCCGGCCAGTCGGTCTGGCAGATCTTGCCCCTCGGGCCAACCGGCTATGGCGACTCCCCCTACAGCGCCTACAGCGCCTTCGCCGGCAACCCGCTGCTGATCTGTCCGCGCCAGCTGGTAACGGCCGGGGAGCTGCTCGCCGGCGAGCTGGAAGATTTTGGTGATAATCCGGAGCGTATCGACTTCGCCCGCGTCCATCGCCAGTCAAGGCGCCTCCTCGCCAGGGCCGCCAAGCGTTTCTTTGCCAGCTCCGGCGGCAAACGTCGACAGGCTTTCACCGAATTCTGCACCAGCCAGGCCTACTGGCTTAACGATTACGCCATCTTCCAGGCGCTGCGCCAGCACTTCGGCGGACAACCCTGGTACGAGTGGGAACCGGCGCTGCGCCACCGGGAAGAGGCGGCCCTGCAGCACTGGGGAGAAGCGCTGGCCGAGGAGATCAACGCCGAAAAATATGCCCAGTTCGCATTCTTCGACCAGTGGTTCAGGTTGCGCCAGCAGGCGACCGAGCGCGGCATCCGCATCCTCGGCGACATGCCAATTTTCGTCGCCCTCGACTCCGCCGATGTCTGGGCCAACAGCATCAATTTCCAGCTCGACGCCGAATTGCGCCCGACGGTGGTCGCCGGCGTCCCTCCCGACTACTTCAGCGCCACCGGCCAGCGTTGGGGGAACCCCCTCTACCACTGGGAACGGATGGCCGCCGACGGCTTCTCCTGGTGGCTCGACCGGCTGCGCTGGGCTCTGGCGCAGACCGACCTGGTCCGCATCGATCATTTCCGCGGCTTCGAAGCCTGCTGGGAGATTCCTGCCGCCGAACCGACCGCCGAGAATGGCAACTGGCGCGCCGTCCCGGGCGAAGCACTGTTCCAGCGCTTCGCCGAAGTCTTCGGCACGGTGCCGGTCGTTGCCGAGGACCTCGGCCTCATCACCACCGAAGTGGAGGCGCTGCGCGACCGTTTCGGCCTGCCGGGGATGAAGATTCTCCAGTTCGCTTTCGGTTCCGGCCCGGCCAACCCCTACCTCCCCCATAATCTCCAGCGCCACAGCGTCGTCTATACCGGCACCCACGACAACGACACCACCCTCGGCTGGTGGCAGGCCTTGGGGGAAGAGGAACGGCAGGCCGTCTGCGACTATCTCGGCCCCGGTACCCGGGAGATGCCCTGGGACCTGATCCGGCTCGCCCTGGCCAGCGTCGCCGAACTGGCGATCATCCCGGCCCAGGACCTGCTTGGCCTCGACAGCACAGCGCGCATGAACCGTCCCGGCCAGGCCGCAGGCAACTGGGGATGGCGGGCAAGCGCAGACTCCTGGAGCCCAGCGCTCGCGGCGCGCCTCGCCCGGCTCACCTCCTGTTATGGCAGAGAACCCGCCGCACGGTAA
- a CDS encoding peptide chain release factor 3 — MSKQLQQEVARRRTFGIISHPDAGKTTLTEKLLLFGGAIQMAGAVKARKATRHATSDWMSIEQERGISVTTSVMKFGHRDCEINLLDTPGHQDFSEDTYRVLTAVDSALMVIDSAKGVETQTEKLMEVCRMRNTPVITFINKLDREGREPLDLLSDIEEKLQIECTPMSWPIGMGKRFRGVYNLYRKELRLFTPGGETRRHDAIVIKDLADPQLDQLVGSQADELRGDIELLEGAASPFDLQEYLKGNQTPVFFGSGINNFGIEELLDALVDLAPPPGPRPTLSRPVSPLEESFSGFVFKIQANMDPAHRDRIAFLRICSGKFSRGMKVRHHRIGKDVTLANATIFMAQDRANVEEAWPGDIIGLHNHGTIKIGDTFSDKEPLKFTGIPNFAPEHFRRVRLKNPLKTKQLEKGLVQLSEEGAVQVFRPLMGNDYILGAVGVLQFDVTMARLKNEYSVDAIYEGIDFATARWIECEDRKLLAEFEKKNQGNLAHDAEGNLTYLAPSEWRLGFVAEQWPKVTFLKTREHS; from the coding sequence GTGAGCAAGCAACTGCAGCAGGAAGTCGCCCGCCGCCGCACCTTCGGCATCATCAGCCATCCCGACGCCGGCAAGACCACCCTCACCGAAAAGCTCCTCCTCTTTGGCGGGGCGATCCAGATGGCCGGCGCGGTCAAGGCCCGCAAGGCAACCCGCCACGCCACCAGCGACTGGATGAGCATCGAACAGGAGCGCGGCATCTCCGTCACCACCTCGGTGATGAAGTTCGGCCATCGCGACTGCGAAATCAATCTTCTCGACACCCCCGGTCACCAGGACTTCTCCGAAGATACCTACCGGGTGCTGACCGCCGTCGACTCGGCGCTGATGGTGATCGACTCGGCCAAGGGGGTCGAGACCCAGACCGAGAAGCTGATGGAGGTCTGCCGGATGCGCAACACCCCGGTGATCACCTTTATCAACAAGCTCGATCGGGAGGGACGCGAACCGCTGGATCTGCTTTCGGACATCGAGGAGAAGCTGCAGATCGAGTGCACCCCGATGTCCTGGCCGATCGGCATGGGCAAGCGCTTCCGTGGCGTCTACAACCTCTACCGCAAGGAACTGCGCCTCTTCACCCCCGGTGGTGAGACCCGCCGGCACGACGCCATCGTCATCAAGGACCTGGCCGACCCGCAACTCGACCAGCTGGTCGGCAGCCAGGCCGATGAACTGCGCGGCGATATCGAGCTCCTCGAGGGGGCGGCCAGTCCCTTTGATCTGCAGGAATATCTCAAGGGGAACCAGACCCCGGTCTTCTTCGGCAGCGGTATCAACAACTTCGGCATCGAGGAACTGCTCGACGCCCTGGTCGACCTGGCGCCGCCACCCGGCCCGCGGCCGACGCTGAGCCGCCCGGTTTCTCCGCTGGAGGAATCCTTCTCCGGTTTCGTCTTCAAGATTCAGGCGAACATGGACCCGGCGCACCGCGACCGCATTGCTTTCCTGCGCATCTGCTCCGGGAAATTTAGCCGCGGCATGAAGGTGCGCCATCACCGCATCGGCAAGGATGTCACCCTCGCCAACGCCACCATCTTCATGGCCCAGGACCGGGCCAACGTCGAGGAAGCCTGGCCCGGGGACATCATCGGCCTGCACAACCACGGAACCATCAAGATCGGTGACACCTTCTCCGACAAGGAGCCCCTCAAGTTTACCGGTATCCCCAACTTCGCCCCCGAGCATTTCCGGCGGGTGCGGCTGAAGAACCCCCTCAAGACCAAGCAGCTGGAGAAAGGGCTGGTGCAGCTCTCCGAAGAGGGGGCGGTCCAGGTCTTCCGGCCGCTGATGGGGAACGACTATATCCTCGGTGCGGTCGGCGTGCTGCAGTTCGATGTCACCATGGCCCGGCTCAAGAACGAGTACAGCGTCGACGCGATCTATGAAGGGATCGATTTCGCCACCGCCCGCTGGATCGAGTGTGAGGACAGGAAGCTGCTCGCCGAATTCGAGAAGAAGAACCAGGGGAATCTCGCCCACGACGCCGAAGGAAACCTGACCTACCTCGCCCCGAGCGAGTGGCGGCTCGGTTTCGTTGCCGAGCAGTGGCCCAAGGTCACCTTTCTCAAGACCCGCGAGCACAGCTGA
- the asnS gene encoding asparagine--tRNA ligase, with translation MGREDQAGAWLRVREVLATAAPQGGIGVRGWARTLRRGKELAFVELNDGSCFASLQVVLAPELDNYETVSRASTGACLAVTGDLVPSPAAGQAWELHARSVTLLGDAASDYPLQKKRHSLEFLRGIAHLRPRTNTFGAVFRVRSALAFAVHRFFQERGFLYVQTPIITASDCEGAGELFRVTTLDPVRPPLVDGAVNWREDFFGEKTGLTVSGQLEGELFATAFSDVYTFGPTFRAENSNTSRHAAEFWMIEPEMAFADLAADCLLAEDFLRYLVRYALDHCGEDLAFFDQRIEPGLIARLETLAAAEFRTMSYSDAVRVLEQSGRSFQFPVAWGSDLQSEHERFLTEEYVGGPLFVTDYPEAIKAFYMRRNDDGRTVAAMDLLVPRVGEIIGGSQREERLEVLDAKMRAVGIEPQSLDWYRDIRRWGSCPHAGFGLGFERLLMYVTGMENIRDVIPFPRTPGSARF, from the coding sequence ATGGGAAGAGAAGATCAGGCTGGCGCATGGTTGCGGGTGCGCGAGGTCCTCGCGACCGCGGCGCCGCAGGGCGGAATCGGGGTCAGGGGGTGGGCGCGCACCCTGCGGCGCGGCAAGGAGCTGGCTTTCGTCGAGCTCAATGATGGCAGCTGCTTTGCATCGCTGCAGGTGGTGCTGGCTCCCGAGCTGGACAATTACGAGACCGTCTCCCGCGCCAGCACCGGAGCCTGCCTCGCGGTCACCGGCGATCTCGTCCCCTCCCCGGCGGCGGGCCAGGCCTGGGAGCTGCACGCGCGATCGGTGACGCTGCTTGGTGATGCCGCTTCGGACTACCCGCTGCAGAAAAAGCGGCACAGCCTCGAGTTTCTGCGCGGCATCGCTCACCTGCGGCCGCGCACCAACACCTTCGGCGCCGTCTTTAGGGTGCGCAGCGCCCTCGCCTTCGCCGTCCATCGCTTCTTTCAGGAGCGCGGCTTTCTCTACGTGCAGACACCGATAATCACCGCCAGCGACTGCGAGGGGGCCGGTGAACTCTTCCGCGTCACCACCCTCGACCCGGTGCGACCGCCGCTGGTCGACGGCGCAGTCAACTGGCGCGAGGATTTCTTCGGCGAAAAGACCGGCCTGACCGTCTCCGGCCAGCTCGAGGGGGAGCTCTTTGCCACCGCCTTCTCCGATGTCTATACCTTTGGCCCGACCTTCCGCGCCGAGAACAGCAATACCAGCCGCCACGCCGCCGAGTTCTGGATGATTGAGCCGGAGATGGCCTTTGCCGACCTCGCCGCCGACTGCCTTCTCGCCGAGGACTTCCTGCGCTACCTGGTGCGTTATGCTCTTGACCACTGCGGCGAAGACCTCGCCTTCTTCGACCAGCGCATCGAACCGGGGCTGATCGCCCGTCTCGAAACCCTCGCCGCCGCCGAGTTCCGCACCATGAGCTACAGTGACGCGGTGCGGGTGCTCGAACAGAGTGGCCGCAGTTTCCAGTTCCCGGTCGCCTGGGGGAGCGACCTGCAATCGGAGCACGAGCGTTTCCTCACCGAGGAGTATGTCGGCGGGCCGCTCTTCGTCACCGACTACCCCGAAGCGATCAAGGCCTTCTACATGCGTCGCAACGACGACGGCCGGACGGTGGCGGCGATGGACCTGCTGGTGCCGCGGGTCGGCGAGATCATCGGTGGCAGCCAGCGCGAGGAGCGCCTCGAGGTGCTCGATGCGAAGATGCGCGCGGTCGGCATCGAGCCGCAGAGTCTCGACTGGTACCGCGACATCCGCCGTTGGGGGAGCTGCCCCCACGCCGGTTTCGGCCTCGGCTTCGAGCGGCTGCTGATGTACGTCACCGGCATGGAGAACATCCGTGATGTCATCCCCTTCCCGCGCACCCCGGGAAGCGCCAGGTTTTGA
- a CDS encoding YaiI/YqxD family protein yields MQIWVDADACPRSVKEILYRAAQRVGVSLILVANQPLRTPPSPLISSLQVAAGIDVADQEIADRVQPGDLVVTADIPLAAAVIRRGGHALNPRGELYTSDNIQERLAVRNMLDELRGVGVETGGPAALGPADRQAFANQLDRFLRAATGR; encoded by the coding sequence ATGCAGATCTGGGTCGATGCCGATGCCTGCCCCCGCAGTGTCAAGGAAATCCTCTACCGCGCCGCCCAGCGCGTCGGGGTCTCCCTGATCCTGGTCGCCAACCAGCCGCTGCGCACCCCGCCATCCCCCCTGATCAGTTCCCTCCAGGTTGCCGCCGGGATCGATGTCGCCGACCAGGAGATTGCCGACCGGGTTCAACCGGGCGACCTGGTGGTCACCGCCGACATCCCGCTGGCCGCCGCGGTGATCCGTCGCGGCGGGCACGCCCTCAACCCGCGCGGTGAACTCTACACCAGCGACAACATCCAGGAGCGCCTCGCGGTGCGCAACATGCTCGACGAGCTGCGCGGCGTCGGCGTCGAGACCGGCGGCCCCGCCGCCCTCGGCCCCGCTGACCGGCAGGCGTTTGCCAACCAGCTCGACCGCTTCCTGCGCGCCGCCACCGGCCGCTGA
- a CDS encoding sensor histidine kinase encodes MPKDSLLKKILILSFLMAGLFPLYQLLYIHPAYQELLVEETEDEAERFARYLVRTLHLDQQDLAPGSVPELIGEEVGQLQDDALLRKLRLFGPSGTILYSTVPEEVGEVNAKPYFRDVVARGQRYSKVVEKNDYTAEGQRVRTDVVETYVPIMGAGRFRGAVETYYDITASRQRVALLTRHSFIPLALICGGFLLAVLLLSRKASQLLTARAEAEEALYRANDLLEGRVAERTRELLLANEKLNAEVAERTLAQMALAGALEDSREGKQKLDAILSSVDDGLLAVDGEGRVLLVNPAAEVLFGIDQEAVGRPLCEVLQPSTLRDTVCGLLPVGETIHQFDFELAPPGQEQPRVFQGRTSQLFLGELEDAGPGMIILIQDVSHERAVERMKSEFLAMAAHELQTPLTTIVGYSELLSTAAAGAFSEEQQREFLGYLYNKAIGLSRIVDDLLDISRIEAGQSINLQHRPFALTDILKRVVGQYRQQGSHPFELEIAGAEIELIGDPGRVEQVLENLLSNAVKYSPAGGTVRIVAGVRGSRCVIRVSDEGIGMTPEQADRVFETFYRADASDTAIRGTGLGLSVAKHLVDAHGGELQVQSEIGKGTTMIVSLPLAPAE; translated from the coding sequence GTGCCGAAAGACAGCTTGCTGAAAAAAATCCTTATCCTCTCCTTTCTCATGGCCGGGCTCTTTCCGCTCTACCAGCTTCTCTATATCCATCCCGCCTACCAGGAACTGCTGGTCGAAGAGACTGAAGACGAAGCCGAGCGCTTTGCCCGCTATCTGGTGCGGACCCTGCACCTCGATCAGCAGGACCTCGCTCCGGGCTCCGTTCCCGAACTGATCGGCGAAGAGGTCGGCCAGTTGCAGGACGATGCCCTGCTCCGCAAGTTGCGGCTCTTCGGTCCATCCGGGACGATCCTTTACTCCACCGTGCCCGAAGAGGTCGGCGAGGTCAACGCTAAACCGTACTTCCGGGATGTCGTGGCGCGCGGGCAACGTTATTCGAAGGTGGTGGAAAAAAACGACTACACCGCCGAGGGACAACGGGTCCGGACCGATGTCGTCGAGACCTATGTCCCGATCATGGGTGCAGGTCGCTTCCGGGGGGCGGTCGAGACTTACTATGACATTACCGCCAGTCGCCAACGGGTCGCTCTCCTCACCCGCCACTCCTTCATTCCCCTGGCCCTGATCTGCGGCGGCTTTTTACTGGCAGTGCTGCTGCTGTCGCGCAAGGCGAGTCAGCTGCTGACGGCGCGGGCCGAGGCCGAGGAAGCGTTGTACCGGGCCAATGACCTGCTCGAAGGACGGGTGGCGGAACGGACCCGGGAATTGCTCCTTGCCAACGAAAAGCTGAACGCCGAGGTTGCGGAACGCACCCTGGCGCAAATGGCCCTCGCCGGCGCGCTGGAAGATTCCCGGGAGGGGAAACAGAAACTCGACGCCATCCTCTCCTCGGTCGATGACGGGCTGCTGGCCGTCGATGGCGAGGGGCGGGTCCTGCTCGTCAACCCGGCGGCGGAGGTGCTCTTCGGCATCGACCAGGAGGCCGTCGGCCGCCCGCTCTGCGAAGTGCTACAGCCATCGACCCTGCGCGATACGGTCTGCGGCCTATTGCCGGTGGGGGAGACGATTCACCAGTTCGATTTTGAACTGGCGCCGCCGGGACAGGAGCAGCCCCGGGTCTTCCAGGGGCGAACTTCCCAGCTCTTTCTCGGTGAACTGGAGGATGCCGGCCCCGGGATGATTATTCTCATCCAGGATGTTTCCCACGAGCGGGCGGTGGAGCGGATGAAGAGCGAGTTTCTGGCGATGGCGGCCCACGAACTGCAAACGCCGCTGACGACCATCGTCGGCTATTCGGAGCTCCTCTCGACGGCGGCCGCCGGGGCCTTTTCCGAGGAGCAGCAACGGGAATTCCTTGGCTATCTCTACAACAAGGCGATCGGTCTGTCGCGGATTGTCGACGATCTGCTCGATATCAGCCGCATCGAGGCCGGGCAATCGATCAACCTGCAGCATCGTCCCTTCGCCCTGACCGACATCCTCAAGCGCGTGGTCGGCCAGTACCGCCAGCAGGGATCGCACCCTTTCGAGTTGGAGATCGCCGGCGCGGAGATCGAGCTGATCGGCGATCCGGGCCGGGTCGAACAGGTGCTGGAGAATCTCCTCAGCAACGCCGTCAAGTACTCTCCCGCGGGCGGAACCGTGCGGATCGTTGCCGGGGTCCGCGGGTCCCGCTGCGTGATCCGGGTCAGTGATGAGGGGATCGGCATGACGCCGGAGCAGGCCGACCGGGTCTTCGAAACCTTCTACCGGGCCGATGCCTCCGATACGGCGATCCGGGGGACCGGGCTCGGCTTGAGTGTTGCGAAACACCTGGTCGACGCCCATGGCGGTGAATTGCAGGTGCAGAGCGAGATCGGCAAGGGGACGACGATGATCGTCTCCCTCCCCCTCGCTCCGGCGGAATAG